Proteins encoded together in one Electrophorus electricus isolate fEleEle1 chromosome 9, fEleEle1.pri, whole genome shotgun sequence window:
- the ddx31 gene encoding probable ATP-dependent RNA helicase DDX31, protein MTEDTLMINISSPLTNVHSISSKKGRRLSRQKWTANNTRTGKRKASSGVQAGGSAKRRTISASSRHVKPNSAEREKRAAAPVPKLSAKARTSPQVPGESKEHDRTFIKTSSLFRNNPEIPDVLSPVVTQVTEKVFTGNSFQELELHPHLVATLSKVLNVTSMTSVQKQTIPVLLSGKDAVVRSQTGSGKTLAYGIPLVQSLQAIQPKVKRSDGPLAVVIVPTRELAQQSFQIFQKLLKPFTWIVPGVLMGGEKRKAEKARLRKGINILISTPGRLVDHIKNTLSIAFSAVRWLVLDEADRTLDLGFEKDLTVVLNALNTAGSSRQNVLLSATLTEGLSRLASVSMTTPVYVHVSEAAGSSAEAAEHPRQAAPPAAPQVDSYAVPSRLQQHVVVVPSKLRLVCLAAVILAKCKYERGQKLIVFVSSCEAVEFLLTLLSAVLSDKPAGSHKPQLAFGFFRLHGNMQQQERTEVFQEFSQSQSGVLLCTDVAARGLDLPQVTWIVQYDPPVSAAEYVHRVGRTARIGARGSGLLFLTPSETAYVDVLASHNISLCEMKMEDVLSTLMQDDHFKGRGRWEGKKAGSRELEMRERATVLQTDFENFVHGSPESVQAAKKALQSYVRAYTAYPSALKHVFHIRNLHLGHAAKSFGLRDAPQGLSLAAEGTTKGSRKDIKRPRNKLTAKERVARLIRSEFSSGVDSEPKSKKKRRRRKLADETDPADG, encoded by the exons ATGACTGAGGACACGTTGATGATTAATATTTCGAGCCCCTTAACAAATGTCCACTCCATCTCCTCTAAGAAGGGGCGCCGTTTATCACGGCAGAAATGGACAGCG AACAACACAAGGACTGGAAAAAGGAAAGCCTCGTCTGGTGTCCAAGCAGGTGGTTCTGCCAAGCGAAGGACGATAAGTGCCAGCAGTCGACACGTCAAACCAAACAGCGCAGAGCGTGAGAAGCGTGCAGCAGCCCCTGTGCCCAAGCTGTCGGCAAAAGCTAGAACATCTCCACAAGTGCCCGGAGAAAGTAAAGAACACGACAGAACGTTTATTAAGACATCATCTCTCTTCCGAAACAACCCTGAGATCCCCGATGTGCTCAG CCCTGTGGTGACCCAGGTTACGGAGAAAGTCTTCACTGGTAACTCCTTTCAAGAACTGGAACTGCATCCTCACCTG GTGGCGACACTCAGTAAGGTTTTAAATGTGACAAGTATGACAAG TGTGCAGAAGCAGACCATCCCAGTGCTCCTGTCGGGAAAAGATGCTGTTGTTCGATCCCAGACAGGATCAG GAAAAACCCTGGCTTACGGGATTCCTCTGGTCCAGTCCTTGCAAGCGATACAACCCAAAGTAAAG AGATCAGATGGACCACTGGCTGTAGTGATTGTACCTACGAGAGAG CTAGCCCAGCAAAGCTTTCAGATCTTCCAGAAACTTCTAAAG CCCTTCACCTGGATCGTGCCTGGAGTTCTGAtgggaggagaaaagagaaaagcagagaaagcCAG GCTGAGGAAAGGCATAAACATTCTGATCTCCACCCCGGGCAGGCTGGTCGACCACATCAAGAACACTCTTAGCATCGCTTTCAGTGCGGTGCGCTGGCTCGTTCTGGACGAGGCAGACag GACTCTGGACCTGGGCTTCGAGAAGGACCTGACTGTGGTTCTGAATGCCCTGAACACAGCGGGATCCAGCAGGCAGAACGTGCTGCTCTCCGCCACACTCACCGAGG GGCTGTCGCGATTAGCCAGCGTTAGCATGACAACCCCGGTGTACGTCCATGTCTCGGAGGCTGCGGGCAGCAGCGCAGAGGCGGCAGAGCACCCCCGCCAGGCCGCTCCGCCCGCTGCCCCGCAGGTGGACAGCTACGCCGTGCCCAGCAGGCTGCAGCAGCACGTGGTGGTGGTGCCCAGCAAGCTCCGGCTGGTCTGCCTTGCCGCGGTCATACTGGCCAAGTGCAAG TATGAACGAGGACAGAAGCTCATCGTCTTCGTGTCCAGCTGTGAGGCGGTAGAGTTCCTGCTCACGCTCCTCTCTGCCGTTCTGTCTGACAAACCTGCCGGCTCGCACAAGCCCCAGTTGGCCTTCGGCTTCTTCCGGCTCCACGGCAACATGCAGCAACAG GAGCGGACAGAGGTGTTTCAGGAGTTCTCCCAGAGTCAGTCCGGCGTGCTTCTTTGTACG GATGTAGCAGCTCGAGGGCTGGATCTTCCGCAGGTAACGTGGATAGTGCAG taTGACCCTCCCGTCTCCGCAGCGGAATACGTGCACCGCGTGGGCCGCACGGCACGCATTGGAGCTCGGGGCAGCGGCCTCCTCTTCCTTACCCCCTCCGAGACCGCCTACGTGGACGTTCTGGCCAGTCACAACATCAG CCTCTGCGAGATGAAGATGGAAGACGTCTTGTCCACCCTGATGCAGGACGATCACTTCAAAGGCAGGGGCAGATGGGAGGGCAAG AAAGCAGGTTCCCGGGAGCTAGAGATGCGCGAGAGAGCCACAGTCCTGCAGACGGACTTTGAGAACTTTGTCCACGGAAGCCCAGAATCGGTGCAGGCAGCCAAGAAAG CCCTGCAGTCGTACGTGAGGGCGTACACGGCGTACCCTTCCGCGCTGAAGCACGTCTTCCACATCCGCAACCTCCACCTGGGCCATGCCGCCAAGAGCTTTGGCCTGAGGGACGCGCCCCAGGGCCTGTCCCTCGCCGCCGAGGGGACGACAAAGGGCAGCAGAAAGGACATTAAAAG ACCCCGCAACAAGCTCACGGCCAAAGAGCGAGTGGCCAGGCTGATCCGCTCCGAGTTCTCCAGCGGCGTAGACAGCGAGCCCAAGTCcaaaaagaagaggaggaggaggaagctcGCAGACGAGACGGACCCGGCAGACGGGTAA
- the barhl1a gene encoding barH-like homeobox 1a: MEVSTNGSGFGIESLLSHRPASPCISKGDGLLGECRSPTLSPRSDLDSDCSSPPSPRRDSVEDAVQRHSRTLGLESPLQISQPRTVTSSFLIRDILADCKPLAACAPYSSDGPSAHEVEDYIEKLHSNSSSDSEYRVKDEADREISSSRENPSSRLKKPRKARTAFTDHQLAQLERSFERQKYLSVQDRMELAASLSLTDTQVKTWYQNRRTKWKRQTAVGLELLAEAGNYSALQRMFPSPYFYPQSLVSNLDPGAGLYLYRGPSAPPPPVQRSLVPRILLHGVQGGGEPALPSLPGVLARPTPQR, encoded by the exons ATGGAAGTGTCAACAAACGGGTCAGGTTTTGGGATCGAATCTCTGCTCTCGCATAGACCCGCGAGTCCGTGTATTTCAAAAGGAGACGGCTTATTAGGGGAGTGCAGGTCTCCGACTTTAAGCCCGCGCTCAGACCTGGACAGCGACTGCTCGTCACCCCCCTCACCGAGACGAGATTCGGTGGAAGACGCGGTGCAAAGGCATTCTCGCACTTTAGGACTCGAGTCCCCGTTACAGATATCTCAGCCACGGACGGTGACCTCTTCTTTCCTAATTCGAGACATTCTGGCGGACTGCAAGCCCCTGGCCGCCTGCGCGCCCTACTCCAGCGACGGCCCGTCAGCGCACGAGGTCGAAGACTACATAGAAAAGCTTCACAGCAATTCGTCGTCGGATAGCGAATACCGGG taaaAGATGAAGCAGATCGGGAAATATCTAGCAGTAGAGAAAATCCCTCATCTCGGCTTAAGAAGCCAAGGAAAGCACGTACCGCGTTCACCGACCACCAGCTAGCCCAGCTGGAGCGCAGCTTCGAGCGCCAGAAATACCTAAGCGTGCAGGACAGGATGGAGCTGGCGGCGTCACTCAGCCTCACCGACACACAGGTCAAAACGTGGTACCAAAATCGAAG GACAAAGTGGAAGCGACAGACAGCAGTCGGACTGGAGCTTCTCGCGGAAGCGGGCAATTACTCTGCTCTTCAAAGAATGTTTCCGTCGCCTTATTTTTATCCCCAAAGTCTTGTATCCAACTTGGATCCCGGAGCCGGACTTTATTTGTACAGAGGTCCGTCTGCACCTCCGCCGCCGGTGCAGCGGTCGCTTGTACCGAGAATTCTCCTGCATGGTGTTCAGGGAGGCGGGGAGCCGGCTCTTCCCTCGTTGCCCGGTGTGTTAGCGCGACCGACCCCGCAGCGATGA